A genomic window from Cucumis melo cultivar AY chromosome 8, USDA_Cmelo_AY_1.0, whole genome shotgun sequence includes:
- the LOC103490403 gene encoding putative cyclin-D7-1, with protein sequence MDLPPNMDALLCDEDWLSCSTETRDENYHRAMKHGGFDKSITSSVCLTITMKEDDERAVSVCMEKEMSYMPEPYYKEFLESKNLVFVRLRCIQWIIKCRSRWDFSHETVFLAANYLDRFISKNRCKEWKDWMVDLLAIACLSVASKFHETYPPTLTEIQMEDCCMDHDHVFKPSCIERMEMILLEGLEWHLWYPTPYYYIQLLGLKLECFSIEEAHQDQEEEANANDVLMVKIKEFVVGALLDYRAIHFKPSLIALSSICCSLDLIPPIINSQSSISYFMGLFNQHHKDEMMKCRGIMEAVHSSSSCCPQSPTSVLMKEQ encoded by the exons ATGGATCTCCCAC cCAATATGGATGCTTTGCTTTGTGATGAGGATTGGCTCTCGTGTTCAACTGAGACTCGTGACGAAAACTACCACCGTGCAATGAAGCATGGTGGTTTTGATAAAAGCATCACGAGTTCAGTTTGTTTAACTATTACGATGAAGGAAGATGACGAGCGGGCCGTGTCGGTCTGCATGGAGAAGGAGATGAGTTACATGCCTGAACCTTATTATAAGGAGTTTCTTGAAAGTAAAAATCTTGTTTTTGTGAGGCTTAGATGTATTCAATGGATTATTAAG tGTAGAAGTCGATGGGATTTCTCCCATGAAACTGTTTTTCTTGCTGCAAATTACCTCGATCGCTTCATATCTAAGAACAGATGCAAA GAATGGAAGGATTGGATGGTTGATTTATTGGCTATTGCATGCTTATCCGTAGCCTCCAAGTTCCATGAGACCTATCCTCCAACTTTAACTGAAATTCAG atGGAGGATTGTTGTATGGATCACGATCATGTGTTTAAACCAAGTTGCATTGAAAGAATGGAGATGATATTATTAGAGGGATTGGAATGGCATTTGTGGTATCCAACACCTTATTATTACATCCAACTTTTGGGTTTGAAATTGGAGTGTTTTTCCATTGAAGAAGCTCATCAAgatcaagaagaagaagctaATGCTAATGATGTTTTGATGGTGAAGATCAAAGAGTTTGTTGTTGGAGCTTTGTTAGATTATAGAGCCATCCATTTCAAACCAAGTCTTATTGCTCTCTCTTCAATTTGCTGCTCTTTAGATTTGATTCCTCCAATCATCAACTCTCAATCTTCTATATCATATTTTATGGGCCTCTTCAATCAACATCATaag gatgAGATGATGAAATGTCGAGGCATCATGGAAGCTGtgcattcttcttcttcttgctgCCCTCAAAGCCCTACTTCAGTATTGATGAAGGAACAATAG
- the LOC103490381 gene encoding protein FAR-RED ELONGATED HYPOCOTYL 1-like has product MDQNNQHHHPSQFDTDRIINSPTSLDFETSSRFHGFQSWNTEAIDVKKKRRLLIDQLSLPTSKLPCWGSRSISIPHGEDNFKFNKKPKEEGEGSTLTKITIKGKEMSEEQVRMQGEKDKLQKSYGHEEDLLEFGSHGHSCIYEECCSGSAQSLLLPTDSKQNFVLSSGRWSVDSETESKTVKPTIDQEFEQYFSVLLPSLDP; this is encoded by the exons ATGGACCAAAACAACCAACATCATCATCCATCTCAATTTGACACTGACAG AATCATTAACAGTCCGACATCACTGGACTTTGAAACTTCATCCAGATTCCATGGCTTTCAATCATGGAATACAGAAGCCATTgatgttaaaaagaaaagaaggttgCTAATTGATCAACTAAGTCTACCCACATCAAAGCTACCATGTTGGGGTTCAAGATCAATTAGCATTCCCCATGGAGAAGATAACTTCAAGTTTAACAAAAAACctaaagaagaaggagaaggaagcACTCTCacaaaaataacaataaaaggTAAAGAGATGTCCGAAGAGCAAGTTCGAATGCAGGGTGAGAAAGATAAATTGCAGAAAAGCTATGGCCATGAGGAAGATCTATTGGAGTTTGGAAGCCATGGACATAGCTGCATTTATGAGGAATGTTGCAGTGGCAGTGCTCAAAGCTTGCTCCTCCCCACAGACTCCAAGCAAAACTTCGTTTTGTCATCTGGGAGATGGAGCGTAGACTCAG AGACAGAATCCAAGACTGTCAAACCAACCATTGATCAGGAGTTTGAGCAGTACTTTTCTGTGCTTTTGCCATCCTTGGATCCCTGA
- the LOC103490396 gene encoding thaumatin-like protein: MAVVSLLVSILLCSSMAFFTTNGEQIIIVNNCNESIWPGILGGAGQNTPKDGGFLLGSGQEVVIDVPDKWSGRIWGRQGCNFDSNGKGSCDTGDCGGQLHCGGSGGEPPATLVEMTLGSSSSPLHFYDVSLVDGFNLPVSMKPVGGGIGCGVASCEVDVNICCPSTLEVRRGSKVVGCKSACLAMQSAKYCCTGQYANPNTCKPTLFAHLFKAICPKAYSYAFDDSSSLNRCRASRYVITFCPPQLL; encoded by the exons ATGGCAGTTGTTTCACTTCTCGTTTCCATTCTTCTCTGTTCATCAATGGCTTTCTTCACCACAA ATGGGGAACAAATCATCATAGTCAACAATTGTAATGAAAGCATATGGCCGGGAATTCTTGGTGGAGCGGGGCAGAACACACCAAAAGACGGGGGTTTTCTACTTGGAAGTGGCCAGGAAGTAGTTATCGACGTACCCGATAAATGGTCGGGGAGAATATGGGGTAGACAAGGCTGCAACTTTGACTCTAACGGTAAAGGCTCGTGTGACACGGGCGATTGCGGAGGCCAACTACATTGTGGAGGATCTGGGGGTGAGCCACCAGCCACATTGGTGGAAATGACGCTAGGATCATCCTCATCGCCCCTGCATTTCTATGATGTGAGTTTGGTGGATGGGTTTAACTTGCCTGTGTCGATGAAGCCAGTGGGGGGAGGGATTGGGTGTGGCGTAGCATCCTGCGAGGTCGACGTGAACATTTGCTGCCCCTCAACGCTGGAGGTTAGAAGGGGGAGCAAGGTTGTGGGCTGCAAAAGTGCTTGTTTGGCTATGCAATCGGCTAAGTATTGTTGCACTGGACAATATGCAAATCCAAATACTTGCAAGCCTACTCTGTTTGCCCACTTGTTTAAAGCCATTTGCCCCAAGGCTTATAGCTATGCTTTTGATGATTCCTCAAGTCTAAATAGATGTAGGGCTTCTCGTTATGTCATTACATTTTGCCCTCCTCAGTTGTTGTAG
- the LOC103490410 gene encoding uncharacterized protein LOC103490410 isoform X2 — protein sequence MPVRVESSTPSQISGADPKQTTPQACTLLSVGQAFSGTQNVSNNQKDEAWRVNVRIQGLDLEHGYLCGTMEALNVPMADTPVVTFWEGEIVDGKNYNFFTGKWQAAPEEDIRHWTKFPSFAPLMNQVEVDGGKSLDLSNYPCIFMRRFYQWLLL from the exons ATGCCGGTGCGAGTTGAGAGCTCTACGCCTTCTCAAATTTCGG GTGCTGATCCTAAGCAGACCACTCCTCAAGCTTGTACGTTGCTTAGTGTAGGACAG GCGTTCTCCGGTACTCAGAATGTCTCTAATAATCAAAAGGATGAGGCTTGGAGGGTGAATGTACGAATACAGGGATTGGACCTTGAACATGGGTATCTTTGTGGCACGATGGAGGCCCTTAATGTTCCTATGGCGGACACTCCG GTAGTAACCTTTTGGGAAGGGGAGATTGTGGATGGCAAGAATTATAATTTCTTCACTGGAAAATGGCAAGCAGC ACCGGAAGAGGATATAAGGCACTGGACCAAATTTCCATCATTTGCTCCCCTAATG AACCAAGTGGAAGTTGATGGTGGGAAATCTTTGGATCTTAGTAATTATCCATGCATCTTTATG CGACGGTTCTATCAATGGCTTCTACTATGA
- the LOC103490388 gene encoding uncharacterized protein LOC103490388 — MAKDGPNWDGLLKWSLAHSDGTRPNRNLSEEDRRWFMEAMQAQSVDVVKRMKEITQVMQTPEQVLEAQGVGSEDIEDMLDELQEHVESIDMANDLHSIGGLHPLLGYLKNSHANIRAKAAEVVTTIVQNNPRSQQLVMELNGLESLLLNFTSDPDVIARTKALGAISSLIRHNKPGIAAFRLANGYAGLRDALGSESVRFQRKALNLIHYLLHENTSDCNIVNELGFPRIMLHLASSDDAEVREAALRGLLELAKDKTGENGGGLGEDDDKLKKLLEERIKDISLLSPEDLGAAKEERQLVDSLWNTCYKESSSLREKGLLVLPGEDAPPPDVASKHFEPPLRAWSGRPPADTSPKTEKKEAPLLLGLGPAPAPAPEARDVTSSSAANTNEDSTS, encoded by the exons ATGGCGAAAGATGGTCCCAACTGGGATGGGTTGCTCAAATGGAGTCTCGCTCACTCCGACGGAACTCGCCCTAATCGTAATCTCAG CGAGGAGGACCGGAGATGGTTTATGGAAGCAATGCAAGCTCAGAGTGTTGATGTTGTCAAGCGCATGAAAGAGATAACTCAAGTGATGCAGACTCCTGAGCAAGTCTTGGAGGCTCAAGGTGTTGGTTCAGAGGATATTGAAG ATATGCTTGATGAGCTACAAGAGCATGTTGAGTCGATTGACATGGCCAATG ACCTTCACTCTATTGGTGGGCTGCATCCTCTTCTCGGATATCTCAAGAATTCCCATGCAAATATTCGAGCCAAAGCTGCAGAAGTTGTGACCACTATTGTTCAAAATAATCCACGAAGTCAGCAACTGGTGATGGAATTGAATGGTTTAGAGTCGCTTCTCTTGAACTTTACTTCGGACCCTGATGTCATTGCTCGGACCAAGGCTCTTGGTGCTATATCCT CTTTAATCCGACACAACAAACCTGGTATTGCTGCATTCCGACTTGCAAATGGTTATGCTGGCCTGAGAGATGCTCTTGGCTCCGAGAGTGTAAGATTTCAAAG GAAAGCCCTTAACTTGATCCATTACCTGCTGCATGAAAATACTTCAGACTGCAACATAGTGAACGAGCTAGGATTCCCTCGAATTATGCTACACCTTGCATCCAGCGATGATGCTGAGGTACGGGAAGCTGCTCTTCGTGGCCTTCTTGAACTTGCCAAGGACAAGACAGGTGAGAATGGTGGAGGGTTAGGTGAAGACGACGACAAGTTAAAGAAACTTCTTGAGGAACGGATAAAGGATATCAGTTTATTGTCACCTGAAGATCTTGGGGCAGCTAAGGAAGAAAGGCAGCTTGTTGATTCACTCTGGAACACCTGCTACAAAGAATCATCATCTCTCCGTGAAAAGGGTCTTCTTGTTCTTCCTGGAGAGGATGCACCACCTCCTGATGTTGCTAGTAAGCATTTTGAACCTCCTCTGAGAGCTTGGTCGGGAAGGCCTCCGGCTGATACAAGTCCTAAAACTGAAAAGAAAGAAGCTCCTTTATTGCTGGGCTTAGGTCCTGCACCTGCACCTGCACCTGAGGCTCGAGATGTTACTTCCAGTTCTGCAGCGAATACGAATGAAGATTCAACTTCATAA
- the LOC103490410 gene encoding uncharacterized protein LOC103490410 isoform X1: protein MPVRVESSTPSQISGADPKQTTPQACTLLSVGQAFSGTQNVSNNQKDEAWRVNVRIQGLDLEHGYLCGTMEALNVPMADTPVVTFWEGEIVDGKNYNFFTGKWQAAPEEDIRHWTKFPSFAPLMNQVEVDGGKSLDLSNYPCIFMRWKEQYFVNVGTDCGLTIAGFYYVCFSCSDGSINGFYYDPNSSPFQKLELKSTNEGRSGFSFSSYELQ, encoded by the exons ATGCCGGTGCGAGTTGAGAGCTCTACGCCTTCTCAAATTTCGG GTGCTGATCCTAAGCAGACCACTCCTCAAGCTTGTACGTTGCTTAGTGTAGGACAG GCGTTCTCCGGTACTCAGAATGTCTCTAATAATCAAAAGGATGAGGCTTGGAGGGTGAATGTACGAATACAGGGATTGGACCTTGAACATGGGTATCTTTGTGGCACGATGGAGGCCCTTAATGTTCCTATGGCGGACACTCCG GTAGTAACCTTTTGGGAAGGGGAGATTGTGGATGGCAAGAATTATAATTTCTTCACTGGAAAATGGCAAGCAGC ACCGGAAGAGGATATAAGGCACTGGACCAAATTTCCATCATTTGCTCCCCTAATG AACCAAGTGGAAGTTGATGGTGGGAAATCTTTGGATCTTAGTAATTATCCATGCATCTTTATG AGATGGAAAGAGCAATACTTTGTGAATGTTGGAACCGATTGTGGGTTAACTATAGCTGGTTTTTATTATGTTTGCTTCTCTTGTAGCGACGGTTCTATCAATGGCTTCTACTATGACCCTAATAGTAG CCCATTTCAGAAGCTTGAACTAAAGTCTACAAACGAGGGAAGATCGGGTTTCAGCTTCTCATCGTACGAGTTGCAATGA